tttatctccctcaccaacttcaaacatcagctatccgagcagctaaccggtcgctgcagctgtacatagtctataggtaaatagctcacccttttcacctacctcattcccatactgtttttatactgtttttatttatttacttttctgctcttttgcacaccaatatctctacctgtacatgcccatctgatcatttatcactccagtgttaatctgcaaaattgtattattcgccctacctcctcatgccttttgcacattgtatatagactgcccatttttttctactgtgttattgacttgctaattgtttactccatgtgtaactctgtgttgtctgttcacactgctatgctttatcttggccaggtcgcagttgcaaatgagaacttgttctcaactagcctacctggttaaataaaggtgaaataaaaataaaaataaaataaaactgtaATAGACTGTACATGGAATAAACATTGGGTTGTAGACAGACAACTGCTGGGTATGTACGACACAATCCCCCTCCAAAACTACACATGTTTGCTTAGTAGAGACCCTTCTGAGTATTTCCACCCACTTTAGCTGAGACCAGTAGAACATTTTTTTTCTCTACAAGCCAATATGTTTTCATgtacagtctattacagtgtATTGCATTGAGGACTATGGGAGCTGGAGAAGGAAATTCTGCTAGGTATGTATGTCtaatagggtggcgcacaatgggCCCctcgtcatccgggttaggggagggtttggccggggtagaccgtcattgtaaattaagaatgtgttcttagctgacttgcctagttaaataaatgttaaataaaaagaAAGTATGACACAGTCCCCCTTCAAAACTAACCGTATTTGGTTAGTAAAGACCCTACATGAATATTCTACACCAAATCGGTAGAAAAATCTCTACAGCCCAATATTCTCAACTTACCAGTGTTATTCTCAATTCAATTtttaaattcaaggggctttattggcatgggaaacatgtgttaacattgccaaagcaagtgaggtagacaacatacaaagtgaatatatattCTTTCATTAttggtaaaaaataataattctcaaccatattttgatttgtttcctTAAATGATTCACCTTTCCTTTTCTTGTCGGCACAATAAAAGTAGAAGTGGCCACTGATGTAAAATTCAATATCTTTTGAATGAATTATCCATATTGCAATATTTAGAAATTTGGGCTTTTAGTTTGGAGGTTTCCTTATTAACATACGCACGTGACGTCATCGTTTTTGCTGCTGGCAGAATCGTAGCACGTTTCAGTTCGGTCTCTGATAGTATTGTTGTGCGGAAGTGAGAGACGAGCCAGCGTGTTGGTGGACCAGATAATAATTCCAATTGACTATGATTTGCCCCAATTAGTAGCAGACAAGCTGGGAAGAAACAATATCAACTAGTTAATGGCTATTGTTAACTACTATAGTTAATGTTAGTGTAACATTCTCCATTCTGTACAGGGAAAAGTAGTGTTTAgctaatagctaacgttagctagctattcTAAAGATGGCCAGGTTCATTACACCCGGTTCCATGGGGGCCGTCTCGCGGCTGGACGGTGCACCGGGGGGGAAGAGGGGTGCTCCAGCCTTGGACACTGATACGGACTCCACACGGGAGATTAAAACCCACTTCCGTGTGTGTCGGTTCATCATGGAAACGGGTACAGTACCGAGACAGAACCCCCCCGCCCATATTCACTATGGGTGGTCAGTCTCACCCGGCCTGGGCCGGTGTGGGTGCAGAATTTTGCTCCAGACAAGTGCTAACACATCTGAGTATATCATAATTTATTAGTAGAATAAAGTGTCGAGGCTTGGCTGGCGCAGAAGCTTATACCACCCTGGCCCTTTACCACTCTGTCTCCCCACCTCGCTCTCTCCCTAGGTGTGAAGTTGGGCATGCGTTCGGTGCCCGTGGCGACAGCGTGTGTGTTGTACCACCGGTTcttccagtgtgtgagtgtgacggTGTATGAGCCCTACCTGGTGGCTATGAGCTGCATCTACCTAGCAGGCAAGGTGGAGGAGCAGCACCTTCGCACCCGTGACATCATCAACGTGTGTCACAGGTAGGTAGggctgtttttatatatatacactagaggtcgaccgattatgattttcaaCGCCAATAACGATTATTGGAGGATtcaaaaagccgataccgattaatcagaccatttaaaattatatatatttttgtaataatgacaattacaacaatactgaatgagcaCTTATTttgacttaatataatacatcaataaaataattttagcctcaaataaatgaaacatgttcagtttggtttaaataatgcaaaaacaaagtgttgggagaagtaaaagtgcaatatgtgccatgtcagaaagctaacgtttcagttcctttctcagaacatgagaacatatgaaagctggtggttccttttaacatgagtcttcaatattcccaggtaagaagttttaggttgtagttattatagggattataggactatttctctctgtaccatttgtatttcattaacctttgactattggatgttcttataggcactttagtattgccagtgtaacagtatagcttccatccctctcctcgccgctacctgggctcacatcgacaacagctacccttgaagcagcattacccatgcagagcaagggggaacaactactcaagtctcagagcgagtgacatttgaaacgctattagcgcgcacaccgctaactagctagccatttcacatcggttacaccagcctaatctcgggagttgataggtttgaagtcataagcTGCTCTATCAAATCGTAGACTTAATTAtatcataataacacacagaaataggtCATGAATATGGTGAATCcgaaactatcatttagaaaactaaacgtttattatttcagtgaaatacggaaccgttctgtatttttatctaacgggtggcatccatcagtctaaatattcctgttacattacaaacttcaatgttatgtcataattatgtacacttctggcaaattaattcgcaatgagccaggcagcccaaactgttgcataaacccctgactctgcgtgcaatgacgcaagagaagtgacagtttcacctggttaatattgcctgctaacctggatttattttagctaaatatgcaggtttaaaaatatatacttctgtgtattgattttaagaaaggcattggtgtttatggttaggaacacgttggagcaacgacagtcctttcgTGAATGGGCACCACATCGattatgcaacgcaggacacgctagataaactagtaatatcatcaaccatgtgtagttaactagtgattatgattgattgattgattgtttttaataaAATAAGTTTAATGCTGGCGAGCAACTTCCACCTTTGCTTCTGCATtagcgtaacaggcagtctcctcgtgaggcaggtggttaggcGTTGGACTAGTTAGCCGctgcactctgaccactaggctacatgcctcctctacctctaaccactaggctacatgcctcctctacactctaaccactaggctacatgcacctcctctacactctaactactaggctacatgcctcctctacctctaaccactgggctacatgccgtccctacactctaacagctgggctacatgccgtcctgcactctaaccactacatgccaccctacactctaaccactggctacctgcctcctctacctctaaccactaggctacctgcctcctctacactctaaccactgggctacctgcctcctctactctaaccactgggctacctgccccctacactctaaccactaggcatgcctcctctacactctaaccactaggctacatgcctcctctacctctaaccactgggctacatGCCTCCTCCCTACGCTCTAAcatgggctacctgcctcctctgcacTCTAGCCACTGCTACTGTCCCTacctctcaccactaggctgcATGCCAcctcacactctaaccactaaggctACATGccatctgcctctaaccactgCTGGGCTGCCTGCCCCCCTGCACTCTGACCGCTGggctgcctgcctcctctgcctctagCCACTGGGCTGCCTGCTTGTCCTCTGCACTCTGACCGCTGGGCTGCCCCCTGCACTCTAACCGCTGGGCTACCTGCATCCTCTACCTCCTGACCACTGGGCTACATGCGGAtcctctacctctaaccactgggctacatgcctcctctacactctagccactagactacatgcctcctctacctctaaccactgggctacatgcctcctctgcgctctaaccactgggctacatgcctcctctgcactctaaccactgggctacatgcctcctctacacctctaaccactgggctacatGCAGATCcctacactcttaaccactaggctacatgccgtcctctacactctaaccactggggcTACATGCCACCCTAcatctaaccactacctgcctcctctacactctaaccactaggccatgcctcctctacactctaactcactaggctacatgcctgctctacctctaccactctagcactcctctgcactctaaccactgcactcctctacactctaaccactgggctacctgccacctctacactctaaccactggtctacctgccacctctacactctaaccactagaccacctgcctcctctgcactctaaccgcTGGGCTGCAGATCCCACTACACTCCAACcatgggctacctgccgcccctcactCTTAACCACTGGGCCATTGCCCCTGCACTCTAACCGCTGGGCTACGTGCgtcctctacctctaaccactggg
The sequence above is a segment of the Oncorhynchus keta strain PuntledgeMale-10-30-2019 unplaced genomic scaffold, Oket_V2 Un_scaffold_19483_pilon_pilon, whole genome shotgun sequence genome. Coding sequences within it:
- the LOC118383734 gene encoding cyclin-Q, coding for MARFITPGSMGAVSRLDGAPGGKRGAPALDTDTDSTREIKTHFRVCRFIMETGVKLGMRSVPVATACVLYHRFFQCVSVTVYEPYLVAMSCIYLAGKVEEQHLRTRDIINVCHR